A window of the Roseovarius sp. S88 genome harbors these coding sequences:
- a CDS encoding DUF1330 domain-containing protein — protein MAKGYWVAHVDVDDLGEYESYKTANAAAFAEYGAQFLVRGGARELREGDARTRTVVIEFPTYKAALACYNSKIYQNAKALRDPISTGDLVIVEGVNR, from the coding sequence ATGGCCAAGGGATATTGGGTGGCACATGTCGATGTGGACGACCTTGGCGAATATGAATCCTACAAAACCGCCAATGCCGCCGCGTTTGCCGAATATGGCGCGCAATTCCTGGTGCGCGGTGGCGCGCGCGAGCTGCGCGAAGGTGATGCACGCACCCGCACAGTGGTGATCGAGTTTCCCACCTACAAAGCAGCTTTGGCATGCTACAACTCCAAAATCTATCAGAATGCCAAGGCGCTGCGCGATCCCATTTCAACCGGCGAT